In Ammospiza nelsoni isolate bAmmNel1 chromosome 22, bAmmNel1.pri, whole genome shotgun sequence, a single window of DNA contains:
- the LOC132082961 gene encoding basic phospholipase A2 sphenotoxin subunit B-like produces MNSLLSLSMLFVWGLSPAHGSLLQLHQMISQATGKNAFVYYGFYGCYCGLGGRGQPKDATDRCCQLHDACYGSLLRHDCDAKARPYYYSWHHGRLSCGQGSRCDFLSCECDRSLALCLRRNARSYQRRYRFYPNWLCR; encoded by the exons ATGAACTCTCTCCTCAGCCTCTCCATGCTCTTTGTGTGGG GCTTGTCCCCAGCCCACGGGAGCCTCTTGCAGCTGCACCAGATGATCTCACAGGCGACAGGGAAAAACGCTTTTGTGTACTACGGCTTCTACGGCTGCTACTGCGGGCTGGGGGGCAGGGGGCAGCCCAAGGATGCCACAGACAG ATGTTGCCAGCTGCACGATGCTTGCTACGGCAGCCTCCTGAGGCACGACTGTGATGCCAAGGCACGCCCCTACTACTACAGCTGGCACCACGGCAGGCTCTCCTGCG GTCAGGGCTCCCGGTGCGACTTCTTGTCCTGCGAGTGCGACCGCAGCCTGGCGCTGTGCTTGAGGAGAAACGCCCGGAGCTACCAGAGACGCTACAGGTTCTACCCCAACTGGCTGTGCCGGTGA
- the LOC132082960 gene encoding phospholipase A2, membrane associated-like: MRNLLLAVLLACGLLRAGGSVLELERMIRAATGRSALLSYSWYGCFCGIGGSGSPVDATDRCCQAHDCCYRRLREGSCSPLITPYSFTSSDGNITCSTEQSWCQRETCLCDTAVASCFASSLPSYNHSYRFYFKLKCQGSKLQC, from the exons atGAGGAATCTGCTCCTTGCTGTGCTCCTGGCTTGTG ggctgctccgGGCCGGCGGCTCCGTGCTGGAGCTGGAGCGGATGATCCGGGCGGCCACGGGCAGGAGCGCGCTGCTCTCCTACAGCTGGTACGGCTGCTTCTGCGGCATCGGCGGCTCCGGGAGCCCCGTGGATGCCACGGACCG GTGCTGCCAAGCCCACGACTGCTGCTAcaggaggctgagggagggcagctgcagccccttgATCACCCCGTACAGCTTCACCTCCAGCGACGGGAACATCACCTGCA GTACCGAGCAGAGCTGGTGCCAGAGGGAGACCTGCCTGTGCGACACCGCGGTGGCCTCGTGCTTcgccagctccctgccctcctaCAACCACTCCTACCGCTTCTACTTCAAGCTCAAGTGCCAAGGCAGCAAGCTCCAGTGCTGA